The Schistocerca gregaria isolate iqSchGreg1 chromosome 1, iqSchGreg1.2, whole genome shotgun sequence genome includes a window with the following:
- the LOC126298580 gene encoding uncharacterized protein LOC126298580, with protein MSLREVALPAKGVADRRPSGPAQATELIPVAAPSGPPLMTNRLTTTDHDRNDSSDSDVLSRDRVFILMNKLAHGGSYPGRKDDEATILAFCHIRKGATLPYTRQQVSGVPPRAPPVESRESAVPAVAASAGVAPLASTTEEVDVPPAAPLVPKTREEPVATLAAAAEMQDIDLPDANLAEAIAESERRDTDSDAARAPKKRRAMTHDDSDTPSQTSDTARPRKKASRAFRPSTTESGTTIAGSSASAASPRPTKTRRPTRPPATSRQPDEDGFVAPPRRRTARAAALQQPTPLPTANAFAGASVDATEDGAAPPVSAQKKPPPIVIQWAGGYKEFQQKLDRAATSATVKTAGRDLYKVTVSSNEEYRAVMDTISRDGLRGRNHRSGGAAPSRKVHPSTGFAAATKGGPSAATARRSDLAAGETRQPAAPSPASPGGEATPTPTQSARVAAPRRRRRRAGRATHAAARRNADDTLPQQTTAPRATPQPAADAPRQSSTTELPQPASPVAEAAPAANAAPSATDAAELRSLLRPVTGSGGKEEEIRAASGRWKAVRQPAGQSGRRSQPTGPCVCREQRGGGGEKGGGGESLLLPPAAPALLRLSLRLEQPENRAEQRRGQLSLAELAEHWGRQFCGCLFQ; from the exons atgtcgttgagagaggttgctttacctgcgaagggtgtggcggatcgccgcccgtcggggccagctcaggcgactgagctgatcccggtggcggccccatccggccccccacttatgacgaaccggcttaCAACAACTGACCACGACAGGAATGACTCTTCGGATTCTGATGTGCTCTCTCGTGATCGAGTGTTCATTCTTATGAACAAACTCGCTCACGGGGGTTCCTACCCGGGTCGAAAGGACGACGAGGCGACTATACTCGCCTTCTGTCACATTCGGAAGGGTGCCACTCTGCCGTACACGAGGCAGCAAGTGTCGGGTGTGCCACCGAGAGCCCCGCCGGTTGAATCGCGCGAGTCTGCGGTCCCGGCGGTGGCGGCCTCGGCGGGAGTTGCGCCGCTGGCCTCGACCACTGAAGAGGTCGATGTGCCCCCGGCTGCACCCCTGGTCCCCAAGACACGAGAAGAGCCCGTGGCTACGCTAGCTGCGGCCGCCGAGATGCAGGATATCGACCTGCCTGACGCAAATTTGGCTGAGGCCATTGCCGAGTCAGAGCGCCGTGACACTGACTCTGACGCTGCCCGTGCGCCCAAAAAGCGCCGGGCTATGACGCATGACGACTCCGACACTCCCTCTCAGACGTCCGACACAGCGAGGCCGCGGAAGAAGGCCTCGAGGGCTTTCCGCCCTTCCACCACGGAGTCTGGGACGACTATCGCGGGCTCCTCCGCGAGCGCCGCCTCGCCGAGACCGACGAAGACGCGGCGGCCCACTCGTCCACCTGCCACCTCCCGGCAGCCGGATGAGGATGGTTTTGTCGCCCCTCCCAGGCGGCGCACTGCCAGGGCTGCTGCGCTGCAGCAACCGACGCCGCTGCCGACCGCCAACGCGTTCGCGGGGGCCAGTGTGGACGCGACTGAAGATGGTGCCGCGCCTCCTGTGTCGGCCCAAAAGAAGCCCCCGCCCATCGTCATCCAATGGGCGGGCGGGTACAAGGAGTTCCAGCAAAAACTAGACAGGGCGGCCACGTCCGCCACTGTCAAGACTGCTGGCCGTGACCTCTACAAGGTCACGGTGTCCTCCAACGAGGAGTACCGCGCGGTGATGGACACCATCTCCAGAGATGGCCTCCG GGGCCGAAACCACCGGAGCGGAGGGGCTGCTCCCTCTCGTAAGGTGCACCCGTCCACCGGCTTTGCTGCCGCCACCAAGGGCGGACCATCAGCCGCCACCGCCCGACGTTCGGACCTGGCGGCGGGCGAGACGAGGCAACCGGCCGCGCCATCTCCGGCTTCGCCCGGGGGGGAGGCCACCCCAACACCCACGCAGAGCGCGCGGGTTGCCGCCccgcgcaggcgtcgccggcgcgcGGGCCGGGCCACCCATGCCGCTGCACGCCGGAATGCCGATGACACACTGCCGCAACAGACGACAGCACCTCGTGCTACGCCGCAACCGGCTGCCGACGCTCCGCGGCAGTCGTCTACTACGGAGTTGCCGCAACCGGCCTCCCCAGTGGCGGAGGCCGCCCCAGCGGCCAACGCCGCCCCCTCGGCCACCGATGCAGCCGAGCTCCGTTCGCTCTTGcg GCCAGTAACGGGATcaggagggaaggaggaggagataaggGCGGCAAGTGGTCGTTGGAAAGCGGTCCGGCAGCCTGCGGGCCAATCGGGTCGCAGATCGCAGCCCACCGGACCCTGCGTGTGCCGAGAACAGCGCGGTGGTggcggggaaaaggggggggggggggagtcgctgCTGCTGCCTCCGGCCGCCCCCGCTCTGCTGCGTCTTTCCCTGCGCCTGGAGCAGCCGGAGAACAGAGCAGAGCAGCGCAGGGGGCAGCTGTCGTTGGCAGAGCTGGCGGAGCACTGGGGCCGGCAATTCTGCGGCTGTCTCTTCCAATAG